The DNA window ATCATCATTGATAATGGTTCTAACAACATCAGTAACTTTCCTTTTCAGGCTCTCAGCAAGGGAATTCTCAAGCACCCGCTCAACCTTGCCACATAAAGAAATGACCTTGCCGTGAAATTTCTGAGGACTACACTTAAAGTCCCCGGCATCAGAGACATCCTGCAATAGCCATTTTCTGGCAATTATCCCCCCGCCTGCCAATACCGCGAGCCCGACAAACCAATACAGGTATGTTAACCCCAGCGCGAGGCGCGCTTCGCAATAAGCCTCACCTACATCGTCGCAATACCGCTGGAACAAACCGCCCAGGGCTAATAAGAGCAACAACGACCAAATTAGAATTAGCTTCCTGCGACCGCGTAGTTTGCCCATCGCGCTATCGATGCCTTAATACTACCTATTCAGTCGCTCTTTGCGATAGAGCCTGCTTATATGTTTGATTGAAAACACGTTAAATCTACACTACTACCATCGCAGCAACACAACCCCCCAGGTTACCCCACCACCAAAAGCCGAAAGCAATATCAGGTCTCCTTTTTTTA is part of the Deltaproteobacteria bacterium genome and encodes:
- a CDS encoding DUF3465 domain-containing protein codes for the protein MGKLRGRRKLILIWSLLLLLALGGLFQRYCDDVGEAYCEARLALGLTYLYWFVGLAVLAGGGIIARKWLLQDVSDAGDFKCSPQKFHGKVISLCGKVERVLENSLAESLKRKVTDVVRTIINDDNRAGRYVHQRFLISSPALRHGCYLLVLHNIEFGKIAVRKGKWVEVKGEYLHQPSMQRTLWGRKRTFYGRLHFTHEPKGFAKVLSKKPRERLSDRSL